In a genomic window of Vicinamibacteria bacterium:
- a CDS encoding SGNH/GDSL hydrolase family protein, whose amino-acid sequence MTATRVALLSLLLAPSLAHGQGFALKDGDHVVFYGDDITEDGQYARAVEEYVATRFPAWNVDFFYAGVSGDRVGGGDAGSIDLRLDRDVIAAHANVVTIMLGMNDAGYRPFDQGLLDVYGQGYRKILGRLAEALPGARLTPLGPSPFDDVTRPPAFADGYGAVLRRYGKLIEEVAKERGVTFVDLGAPLQTGLEKVNKVSPTLARMIIPDRMHPGPTGHLVMAGALLRAWNAPPLVTLVEIDATAATAHLVRAENTEVTGLLAKELTWTQTDRALPLPVRFGDADVDLAETAGAGLEALDQQVLKITGLSKGSYELLIDGVSLGRFSETEMALGVNLATRETPMLKQAMGVRSAVRGRPPVQFVRRRLLVTADKDSKFAETATALEGLDARLHQDQRARAIPTPRRYEVRRSYALR is encoded by the coding sequence ATGACCGCGACCCGCGTGGCGTTGCTGAGCCTGCTCCTGGCCCCTTCCCTCGCCCACGGGCAAGGCTTTGCCCTAAAGGACGGCGACCACGTTGTCTTCTACGGCGACGACATCACCGAAGACGGCCAGTACGCCCGCGCGGTGGAGGAGTACGTGGCCACCCGCTTCCCGGCCTGGAACGTTGACTTCTTTTACGCGGGGGTCAGCGGGGACAGGGTTGGCGGTGGCGATGCGGGCTCCATAGACCTCCGCCTGGACCGGGACGTGATCGCCGCTCACGCCAACGTGGTCACGATCATGCTGGGGATGAACGACGCGGGCTACCGCCCATTCGACCAGGGCCTCCTTGACGTCTACGGGCAGGGCTACCGGAAGATTCTGGGTCGGCTGGCGGAGGCCCTTCCCGGAGCCCGGCTGACTCCCCTGGGGCCGTCGCCCTTCGACGATGTCACGCGTCCGCCCGCCTTCGCGGACGGCTACGGCGCGGTCTTGCGGCGTTACGGGAAGTTGATAGAGGAAGTTGCGAAGGAGCGGGGGGTCACCTTCGTGGACCTCGGCGCGCCCCTGCAGACCGGTCTCGAGAAGGTGAACAAGGTGTCCCCCACCCTGGCCCGAATGATCATCCCCGACCGCATGCACCCGGGTCCGACGGGCCACCTGGTCATGGCCGGCGCCCTGCTCCGAGCTTGGAACGCACCCCCCTTGGTCACCCTCGTGGAGATCGACGCCACCGCGGCCACGGCACACCTCGTCCGGGCGGAGAACACGGAAGTGACGGGGCTCCTGGCCAAGGAGCTCACGTGGACTCAGACGGACAGGGCGCTGCCCCTGCCCGTCCGGTTCGGAGACGCCGACGTCGATCTGGCGGAGACGGCGGGGGCCGGTCTGGAGGCGCTCGACCAACAGGTCCTGAAGATTACCGGGCTCTCCAAGGGGAGCTACGAGCTCCTGATCGACGGGGTTTCTCTGGGACGCTTCTCGGAGACGGAAATGGCCCTGGGCGTGAACCTGGCCACTAGAGAGACCCCGATGCTGAAGCAGGCGATGGGGGTCCGGTCGGCGGTCCGCGGTCGCCCCCCGGTGCAATTCGTCCGGCGGCGCCTCCTGGTAACCGCGGACAAAGACTCCAAGTTCGCTGAAACCGCCACTGCCTTGGAGGGCCTCGACGCTCGGCTCCACCAAGACCAGCGGGCCCGGGCCATCCCCACCCCGCGCCGCTACGAGGTGCGACGGTCGTACGCCCTCCGCTAA
- a CDS encoding DUF1080 domain-containing protein translates to MRNLLLLLLAALPALSLPAQPDPWRQLFNGKDLTGWKHVGPGGMTVEEGLLRTHGGMGLLYWTGGKLGNCVIRVVYRMRDHNDNSGVFVRIPLEPREAWMPVHYGYEVQIDNEPENSNEDDYHVTGALYSLTKPLARPGKPGPEWNTMEITLEGPHTLVVLNGVTVTDYTEGQAVPPRKFDFEPHRGPRPPEGYIGLQNHSDNDVVFFKEVAIRSLK, encoded by the coding sequence ATGCGGAATCTACTTCTTCTTCTCCTGGCTGCCCTCCCCGCCCTTTCGCTGCCCGCTCAGCCCGATCCCTGGAGACAACTCTTCAACGGCAAGGACCTGACCGGCTGGAAGCATGTCGGCCCCGGCGGGATGACGGTAGAGGAAGGCCTCCTCCGGACCCACGGCGGCATGGGCCTCCTCTACTGGACAGGCGGCAAGCTGGGCAATTGCGTCATCCGCGTCGTTTACCGCATGCGCGACCACAATGACAACTCCGGGGTCTTCGTCCGCATCCCCCTCGAGCCCCGAGAGGCGTGGATGCCCGTGCACTATGGCTACGAAGTCCAGATTGACAACGAGCCCGAGAACTCAAACGAAGATGATTACCACGTCACGGGAGCCCTCTACTCCCTGACCAAGCCCTTGGCCCGGCCCGGCAAGCCCGGGCCGGAGTGGAATACGATGGAAATCACGCTGGAGGGACCCCACACCTTGGTGGTCCTGAACGGGGTGACGGTAACCGACTACACCGAGGGCCAAGCGGTGCCGCCGCGCAAGTTCGACTTCGAGCCACATCGCGGGCCACGCCCTCCCGAGGGCTATATCGGACTGCAGAATCATAGCGACAACGACGTCGTCTTCTTCAAGGAAGTCGCGATCAGATCACTGAAGTAA
- a CDS encoding tetratricopeptide repeat protein produces MSKKALGAAVAGGAAAIGLVAWWIAHAAAPYPGVSGGELPPAEPARFVGGPACAKCHPQEEARWRGSHHELAMQVADATTVLGDFGGRRFTYHGVTSTFYRKNDRFLVRTDGPDGALHEYEIAYTFGVYPLQQYLIAFPGGRYQALTICWDTRPLKEGGQRWFHLHPEEEILPSDILHWTGPYQNWNFMCAECHSTNVRKGYQLATDTYQTTWSEINVSCEACHGPGSAHLDWAEAVRAGRRKKDDPRNGLVVRLKEPVPATWEFDLSRGIAKRSRPRVSHTEVETCARCHSRRSVVSAEYVFGQPLLDTHRPALLEDALYHADGQIKDEVYEYGSFLQSKMFRAGVTCSDCHDPHSLKIPVSPDAVCARCHREETFNTPSHHFHRPGSGGASCVACHMAPRRYMVVDPRRDHSFRVPRPDLSLRIGTPNACNQCHQDRSSAWAAQVAARWWRRGSPSPPHYGEALHAGRAGLPGAERLLAGLAGDAGQPGIARATAVALLEGYPGAATEGADEQALRDPDPLVRMAALGPADGLPPDVRLRTVAPLLNDPLRTVRIDAARQLVLVPREGLSPQQGKALEAALAEYRAAQLATADRAEAHLNLGTLDLEMGELAQAEQEYLTALRLNPRFPPIYANLADLYRRQGRDLEGERSLRRGLAAAPTDPGLHQALGLWFVRQKRLPEALVFLARAAELGPDQPHFGYVYAVALQSAGQVDRALEVLRKIHRVHPRDSEVLLALVTMSRDRGSISEAIGYAKELAGLSPQDPRLRRLLAQLESERR; encoded by the coding sequence ATGAGCAAGAAGGCCCTCGGTGCGGCCGTCGCGGGAGGGGCGGCGGCGATTGGGCTCGTGGCCTGGTGGATAGCGCACGCGGCCGCCCCCTACCCCGGAGTATCGGGCGGGGAGTTGCCCCCGGCGGAGCCCGCCCGCTTCGTGGGCGGCCCCGCCTGCGCAAAATGCCACCCCCAGGAGGAAGCTCGGTGGCGCGGGTCGCACCACGAGCTTGCTATGCAGGTGGCAGACGCGACAACCGTGCTCGGTGACTTTGGGGGCCGTCGATTCACGTACCACGGCGTGACCTCCACGTTCTACCGGAAGAACGACAGGTTTCTGGTCCGGACCGACGGACCCGACGGTGCGCTGCACGAGTACGAGATTGCCTACACTTTCGGGGTTTACCCCCTGCAGCAGTATTTGATCGCCTTCCCCGGCGGCCGCTACCAGGCCCTGACCATCTGCTGGGACACGAGGCCGCTCAAGGAGGGCGGACAGCGCTGGTTCCACCTCCACCCAGAAGAAGAGATCCTGCCCAGCGATATTCTTCATTGGACGGGCCCCTACCAGAACTGGAACTTCATGTGCGCCGAGTGTCACTCGACCAACGTGAGGAAGGGCTACCAGCTGGCAACGGACACGTACCAGACGACGTGGTCCGAGATCAACGTGTCGTGCGAAGCCTGCCATGGACCCGGCTCCGCTCACCTCGACTGGGCTGAGGCGGTCAGGGCCGGCCGAAGGAAGAAGGACGACCCCCGCAATGGCCTGGTCGTGAGGCTGAAGGAACCGGTTCCCGCCACCTGGGAGTTCGACCTCTCGCGCGGTATCGCGAAGCGCAGCCGGCCGCGGGTGTCGCACACCGAGGTCGAGACATGCGCCCGCTGCCACTCCCGCCGCTCGGTGGTGAGCGCGGAGTACGTATTTGGCCAGCCCCTTCTCGACACACACCGCCCGGCCCTTCTCGAGGACGCCCTGTACCACGCGGACGGCCAGATCAAGGACGAGGTCTACGAGTACGGATCCTTCCTGCAGAGCAAGATGTTTCGCGCGGGTGTCACTTGCAGTGACTGCCACGACCCGCATAGCCTTAAGATACCCGTCTCCCCCGACGCGGTCTGCGCCCGCTGCCACCGGGAGGAGACATTCAACACCCCCTCGCATCACTTTCATCGACCGGGCTCAGGGGGGGCCAGCTGCGTCGCGTGCCACATGGCTCCCCGGAGGTACATGGTCGTCGACCCCCGACGTGACCACAGCTTTCGCGTCCCCCGGCCCGACCTCTCGCTGCGCATCGGGACTCCCAACGCGTGCAACCAGTGCCACCAGGACCGCTCGTCCGCCTGGGCGGCGCAGGTCGCGGCTCGATGGTGGCGGCGCGGGTCACCCAGCCCGCCCCACTACGGCGAAGCCCTCCACGCGGGACGGGCGGGTCTGCCGGGGGCGGAGCGGCTCCTGGCTGGTCTTGCCGGGGACGCGGGGCAACCGGGGATCGCCCGCGCCACCGCCGTCGCCCTCCTGGAGGGATACCCGGGGGCGGCCACCGAGGGGGCCGATGAGCAGGCCCTCCGCGACCCCGATCCCCTGGTGCGCATGGCTGCGCTGGGGCCGGCGGACGGCCTTCCGCCCGACGTCCGTTTGCGCACCGTGGCTCCCCTCCTCAATGACCCCCTCCGGACCGTGCGCATCGACGCTGCTCGGCAGCTCGTTTTGGTGCCGCGCGAGGGCTTGAGCCCCCAACAGGGCAAGGCGCTTGAGGCGGCGCTCGCCGAGTACCGCGCCGCCCAGCTTGCCACCGCCGACCGGGCGGAGGCCCACCTCAACCTGGGCACCTTGGACCTCGAGATGGGGGAGCTCGCGCAGGCGGAACAGGAGTACCTGACCGCGCTGCGCCTCAATCCGCGGTTCCCGCCGATCTACGCCAACCTCGCCGACCTCTACCGACGCCAGGGTCGAGACCTGGAGGGGGAGCGATCGCTCCGCAGAGGACTGGCGGCGGCGCCCACCGACCCCGGCCTCCACCAGGCGCTCGGGCTCTGGTTCGTCAGGCAGAAGCGCCTCCCCGAGGCCCTCGTGTTCCTGGCGCGCGCGGCGGAGCTGGGTCCCGATCAACCTCACTTCGGCTACGTCTATGCCGTGGCCCTCCAGTCCGCCGGTCAGGTTGATCGCGCCCTGGAAGTACTGCGGAAGATACACCGAGTTCACCCCCGCGACTCCGAGGTCTTGCTGGCTCTCGTCACCATGAGCCGCGATCGGGGCTCGATCTCGGAAGCGATCGGCTACGCGAAGGAGCTCGCGGGGCTGTCCCCTCAGGACCCCCGGCTTCGCCGGCTTCTCGCGCAGCTGGAATCCGAGCGCCGCTAA
- a CDS encoding BON domain-containing protein has translation MKVYRALLGTLAATALAFAPACRNTAQGVKEDSRQNAEKAQQEAKEIARKISADAKETGAKISEAAKEVGGKVAEGAKDVGEKVKSGAKEVASEAASVKQTVDVKAHLVAARNIDTSHIEVDTDAGARTVTLRGTVPTGGQRAAAEKVARENAEGYRVRNLLTIATR, from the coding sequence ATGAAGGTTTATCGGGCACTGTTAGGAACACTGGCCGCGACGGCCCTGGCCTTCGCGCCCGCCTGCCGGAACACGGCCCAAGGCGTCAAGGAGGACTCGCGGCAGAATGCGGAGAAGGCCCAGCAGGAGGCCAAGGAGATCGCCCGCAAGATTAGCGCGGATGCCAAGGAGACGGGGGCCAAGATCAGCGAGGCCGCAAAAGAGGTCGGGGGGAAGGTTGCCGAGGGCGCCAAGGATGTGGGGGAGAAGGTCAAGTCGGGTGCCAAGGAGGTGGCCTCCGAGGCGGCGTCGGTGAAGCAAACCGTGGACGTGAAGGCCCACCTCGTGGCGGCCAGGAACATCGACACTTCCCACATCGAGGTGGACACGGACGCCGGGGCCAGGACCGTGACCCTCCGCGGCACGGTGCCGACCGGGGGCCAGAGAGCAGCAGCGGAGAAAGTCGCCCGGGAAAACGCCGAAGGCTACCGGGTCCGCAACCTTCTCACGATTGCGACGAGGTAG
- a CDS encoding SEC-C metal-binding domain-containing protein: MEPATARSLGRNDPCHCGSGRKYKQCCLGKDEAAERLARAKAAEAAPAPEAGTAAPAPTAPSRHTTTQPWKRGSANTRGFQRVNATRKVGGG, from the coding sequence TTGGAACCCGCAACCGCGCGCTCCCTTGGCCGCAACGATCCCTGCCACTGCGGCTCGGGGCGCAAGTACAAGCAGTGCTGTCTGGGCAAGGACGAGGCCGCAGAGCGCCTGGCCCGGGCCAAGGCTGCGGAGGCAGCGCCCGCCCCGGAGGCGGGGACGGCCGCCCCCGCGCCGACCGCGCCCTCCAGACACACCACGACGCAACCCTGGAAGAGAGGGTCCGCCAACACTCGCGGCTTCCAACGGGTGAACGCTACTCGCAAGGTGGGCGGGGGCTAA
- a CDS encoding putative zinc-binding metallopeptidase has protein sequence MNAPLSNAVPARERRPARGRSRRALLPAVWEGWDDERLLGLRMCDLDLQVEGSGLEERMAELYRDLAEHGLRFRPHAWLSDEWFTPDGVPGIAIPFYLAHPRLARLEQNQMLEVEGGTPEWCLRILRHETGHALENAYRLRLRRRRQELFGKTSQPYPDHYAPRPYSKSHVIHLESWYAQSHPDEDLAETFAVWLTPGSDWRARYAGWPAMRKLEYVDELMREIGPKLPLLRSRQRPELLSTLGKTLHEHYQQKRQHYGVDHPDFYERDLRRLFSGAPEHAGKPTAASFLARHRRDLRRRVRRWTGEYSYTIDQVLGDMIARCRELKLHLSGPEDEAKVDFAVLLTVQTMKYLHSGRHRVPL, from the coding sequence GTGAACGCCCCCTTGTCCAATGCGGTCCCCGCGAGGGAACGCCGTCCCGCCCGCGGCCGTTCCCGGCGGGCCCTTCTCCCGGCCGTCTGGGAAGGCTGGGACGACGAGAGGCTGCTGGGCCTGCGCATGTGCGACCTCGACCTGCAGGTTGAGGGGAGCGGCCTCGAGGAGCGCATGGCGGAGCTGTACCGGGACTTGGCCGAGCATGGGCTCCGCTTCCGACCCCACGCCTGGCTCTCCGATGAGTGGTTCACCCCCGACGGGGTCCCCGGCATCGCCATCCCCTTCTACCTGGCCCACCCCCGCCTGGCCCGCCTGGAGCAGAACCAGATGCTGGAGGTGGAGGGGGGCACCCCCGAGTGGTGCCTGCGCATCCTCCGCCATGAGACTGGCCATGCCCTCGAGAACGCCTACCGCTTGCGCCTGCGCCGCCGCCGGCAGGAGCTCTTCGGCAAGACCTCGCAGCCATACCCTGACCATTACGCGCCCCGACCCTACAGCAAGAGCCACGTGATCCATCTCGAGTCCTGGTACGCGCAAAGCCACCCCGACGAGGACCTTGCCGAGACCTTCGCGGTGTGGCTCACACCGGGCTCCGACTGGCGCGCGCGCTACGCGGGCTGGCCGGCCATGCGCAAGCTGGAATACGTGGACGAGCTGATGCGGGAGATCGGACCCAAGCTGCCCCTCCTCCGCTCCCGGCAGCGCCCCGAGCTGCTATCCACCTTGGGCAAGACCCTGCACGAGCACTACCAGCAGAAGCGCCAGCACTACGGCGTCGACCACCCAGACTTCTACGAGCGCGACCTGCGCCGCCTCTTCTCCGGCGCTCCTGAACACGCGGGCAAGCCCACCGCCGCCTCATTCCTGGCCCGCCATCGCCGGGACTTGCGGCGGCGGGTGCGACGCTGGACGGGGGAGTACTCCTACACGATCGACCAGGTCCTGGGGGACATGATCGCCCGCTGCCGGGAGTTGAAGCTCCATCTCTCGGGACCGGAGGACGAAGCCAAGGTCGACTTCGCGGTGCTCCTCACCGTGCAAACCATGAAATACCTACATAGCGGTCGCCACCGGGTGCCCTTGTGA
- a CDS encoding NAD(P)/FAD-dependent oxidoreductase — translation MRAYDAVIVGGGPAGSTCAWKLREAGLEVVVLERATLPRDKPCGGWITPAVLDDLSLDTEEYRKGRVFQPITGLRTGRIGRAPLETRYERPVSFGIRRCEFDHYLLQRSGATVMSGFAVTSLRHASGVWEVNDEVRAPLLVGAGGHFCPVARMLGSGPEAEPVVVAQEVEFLMDSGQLSRCRVQAEVPELYFCPDGKGYGWCFRKGEFLNVGFGRLDRRRLAAQVSGFVRDLTAQGRVADLPDRWRGHAYLLYPTAPRPLIDDGVLLLGDAAGLAHTLSGEGIRPAVESGLLGARAVLGAGGRYRRQDLQPYRSAIEARFGRRGPVRSLAATLPPGLVAVMLDRLLSTRWLTRHVLLDRWFLQTGRPALAASAGA, via the coding sequence ATGCGCGCCTACGACGCTGTGATCGTCGGCGGGGGACCTGCCGGCTCCACCTGTGCGTGGAAGCTCCGGGAGGCCGGCCTGGAGGTGGTCGTGCTCGAGCGCGCGACCCTGCCCAGGGACAAACCCTGCGGGGGCTGGATCACGCCCGCGGTCCTGGACGACCTGAGCCTGGACACGGAGGAATACCGGAAAGGGCGCGTGTTCCAGCCCATCACCGGGCTCCGAACGGGCCGGATCGGCCGTGCCCCTCTAGAGACTCGCTACGAGAGGCCGGTGAGCTTCGGCATCCGGCGGTGCGAGTTCGATCACTACCTGCTCCAACGCTCCGGGGCGACGGTGATGAGCGGATTCGCGGTGACCAGCCTGAGACACGCCTCGGGCGTGTGGGAGGTGAACGACGAGGTCCGCGCGCCCTTGCTGGTGGGGGCGGGGGGCCATTTCTGTCCCGTGGCGCGGATGTTGGGGAGCGGCCCCGAGGCCGAGCCCGTAGTCGTGGCTCAAGAGGTCGAGTTCCTCATGGATTCGGGGCAGCTGTCGCGCTGCCGGGTGCAGGCCGAGGTGCCCGAGCTTTACTTTTGCCCGGACGGCAAGGGCTACGGGTGGTGTTTCCGGAAAGGGGAATTTCTCAACGTTGGCTTTGGTCGGCTGGATCGCCGGCGCCTGGCCGCCCAAGTGAGCGGGTTCGTCCGCGACCTGACCGCCCAGGGCCGGGTGGCCGACCTCCCGGACCGGTGGCGGGGGCATGCGTACCTGCTGTATCCCACCGCTCCCCGCCCGCTCATCGATGATGGCGTCCTGCTCCTGGGCGATGCGGCCGGGCTTGCTCACACCCTAAGTGGCGAAGGTATCCGGCCCGCCGTCGAGTCCGGTTTGCTGGGGGCGCGGGCGGTGCTGGGGGCGGGGGGCCGCTATCGGCGCCAGGATCTGCAGCCCTATCGGTCGGCCATCGAAGCGCGCTTCGGCCGCCGCGGGCCGGTCCGTAGCTTGGCCGCGACCCTCCCTCCCGGACTTGTGGCCGTGATGTTGGACCGGCTGCTATCGACACGCTGGTTGACGCGGCATGTCCTGCTCGACCGTTGGTTCTTGCAGACCGGGCGGCCAGCCCTGGCGGCAAGCGCGGGGGCCTAA
- a CDS encoding Gfo/Idh/MocA family oxidoreductase: MKTGSSRREFLQTSTGVAGVVLASRRILLEPEPAPGAPTPVPASDRLRFGMIGVGMQGSGLLAKALTLPGVACARACDLYDGRHTLAKEIAGPGLPTTRRYQELLADKEIDCIVSAVPDHWHKQIVIDALSAGKDIYCEKPMSHSAADGFEMVAAGQRSGRIVQVGSQRTSSVVCAKARELVAKGVLGDLCMVEGSLGRNDPGGAWEYPPPPDLSPSNLDWDTWQGAAPRRPFDPNLFARWRCWKEYGTGVAGDLMVHVISGMLYAWGINEPPKRALALGGILRWKDGRNMPDVHASLFEYGNVPVYIRLTLGTETPEVVRFLGSKGILELTERGVTYFPQSGEATGPSYYASAFPRAMREEYFEKWHQDHDPQPGSEQALEGVSYQGPSYNDVRPHLWRFFQAVKTRQGVVQDAVFGHHAALACHMANESYFRKGAVYLDSGTKSIKS, translated from the coding sequence ATGAAGACTGGCTCTTCTCGCCGTGAGTTCCTGCAAACAAGCACGGGGGTGGCGGGCGTCGTGCTGGCCTCCCGACGGATCCTTCTCGAGCCGGAGCCCGCTCCGGGGGCCCCCACACCCGTGCCCGCGAGCGACCGCCTCCGCTTCGGGATGATAGGCGTCGGCATGCAGGGATCCGGGTTGCTGGCGAAGGCACTCACGTTGCCGGGGGTGGCTTGCGCGCGAGCCTGCGATCTCTATGATGGCCGCCATACCCTAGCCAAGGAGATCGCGGGCCCCGGGCTGCCCACCACGCGCCGATACCAGGAGCTGCTCGCGGACAAGGAGATCGACTGCATCGTCTCCGCCGTTCCCGACCACTGGCATAAGCAGATCGTCATCGACGCCCTGAGCGCGGGCAAGGACATCTACTGCGAGAAACCGATGTCCCACTCGGCCGCCGACGGCTTCGAGATGGTAGCCGCGGGTCAGCGCAGCGGGCGGATCGTCCAGGTCGGCTCTCAACGCACGAGCTCCGTGGTCTGCGCCAAAGCCCGGGAGCTGGTCGCCAAGGGGGTCCTGGGAGACCTGTGCATGGTGGAAGGCTCGCTGGGTCGCAATGACCCCGGCGGAGCCTGGGAGTATCCGCCCCCCCCCGATCTGTCTCCCTCCAACCTGGATTGGGACACCTGGCAAGGTGCCGCACCCCGACGACCCTTCGATCCCAACCTCTTCGCACGCTGGCGCTGCTGGAAGGAGTACGGCACCGGCGTCGCCGGCGACCTGATGGTGCACGTGATCAGCGGAATGCTCTACGCATGGGGGATCAACGAGCCACCGAAACGCGCCCTCGCTCTGGGCGGCATCCTGCGATGGAAGGACGGGCGGAACATGCCCGACGTTCACGCCTCCCTCTTCGAATACGGAAACGTGCCGGTGTACATCCGCTTGACCTTGGGCACGGAGACGCCCGAGGTCGTGCGCTTCCTGGGCTCCAAGGGCATCCTCGAGCTTACCGAGCGCGGCGTCACCTACTTTCCGCAGTCGGGCGAAGCCACCGGGCCCAGCTACTATGCTTCCGCCTTCCCCCGGGCCATGCGGGAGGAGTACTTCGAGAAGTGGCACCAAGACCACGATCCCCAGCCGGGCAGCGAGCAGGCGCTGGAAGGCGTCAGTTACCAAGGGCCCTCCTACAACGACGTGCGGCCCCATCTCTGGAGGTTCTTCCAGGCCGTCAAAACGCGCCAGGGCGTGGTCCAAGACGCGGTCTTCGGTCATCACGCCGCCCTCGCCTGCCACATGGCGAATGAGTCCTATTTCCGTAAGGGTGCGGTCTACCTGGACTCGGGGACCAAGAGCATCAAGAGCTAA
- a CDS encoding prolyl oligopeptidase family serine peptidase — translation MGLVVSVLALAGAGGLRYPAARKADVVDDYHGTKVADPYRWLERADDPETARWVEAENDLTRSLLEGPPREAIKKRLQELYDYPRVGLPEALNGRYFYTRNSGLQNQSVLFVREGIAGPERVLLDPNTLSPDGTVALTMTSVTRDGSLMAYTLSRSGSDRQEIFVREVLTGRDRPDHLLWAKFTSLAWTPNNDGFYYTRYPVPGTVPSGDENYYARVYYHRMGDSQEKDALAFERTEAKDIGLGADVTRDGRFLILTSYKGSSGNSEIHILDRRMPGARPFLLLSGFEHRRVYTAELEGRLYFQTNEGAPLGRVVSVDLGKGEREAREVLPEGADSLSEVALVSRRLVVVRLHNASHRVLLHALDGKLERAIELPDLGSVSGLSGEPEDRELFLGFSSYAQPATPYRFDFTRERLTEFEPVHGKADGGAYETTQVFFPSKDGTRVSMFLVHRKGLAKDGHRPTLLYGYGGFNISQTPVYSPSRFVWLERGAVLAVANLRGGGEYGEAWHQAGMQERKQNVFDDFIAAAEWLIANGYTRPTNLAIQGGSNGGLLVGAAMVQRPELFGAVVCQVPVADMLRYHLFTVGRFWIPEYGSSEDPRQFAFLYRYSPYHNVKDGVAYPATLVTTADTDDRVAPGLAKKFAARLQSAAGGQRPILIRIETKAGHGAGKPVSKQIEEQADVYRFLFWQVGES, via the coding sequence ATGGGCCTGGTCGTCTCGGTCCTGGCGCTCGCAGGGGCGGGAGGGCTCAGGTACCCCGCAGCGCGGAAGGCCGATGTGGTGGACGACTACCACGGCACCAAGGTGGCAGATCCCTACCGGTGGCTGGAGAGAGCGGACGACCCGGAGACCGCGCGCTGGGTGGAGGCCGAGAACGACCTCACCCGCTCCCTTCTTGAGGGCCCCCCCCGGGAGGCGATCAAGAAGCGGCTCCAAGAGCTCTACGACTACCCGCGCGTCGGCCTGCCCGAAGCGCTGAACGGCCGATATTTCTACACCCGCAACTCGGGGCTACAAAACCAGTCGGTTCTCTTCGTGCGCGAGGGCATCGCGGGGCCCGAGCGCGTTCTCCTCGACCCCAATACCCTCAGCCCGGACGGAACGGTGGCCCTGACCATGACTTCCGTCACCCGGGACGGCAGCCTCATGGCCTACACCCTATCCCGGAGCGGCAGCGACCGACAGGAGATCTTCGTGCGCGAGGTCCTAACCGGGCGGGACCGCCCCGATCACCTCCTCTGGGCCAAGTTCACGAGCCTCGCCTGGACACCGAACAACGACGGCTTCTACTACACCCGCTACCCCGTTCCGGGAACGGTCCCGTCGGGGGACGAGAACTACTATGCCAGGGTGTACTACCACCGGATGGGCGACTCCCAGGAGAAGGACGCCCTCGCTTTCGAGAGGACGGAAGCCAAGGACATCGGGCTGGGCGCGGATGTCACCCGGGACGGACGCTTCCTGATCCTGACCTCCTACAAGGGCTCGAGCGGCAACAGCGAGATCCACATCCTCGACCGCCGGATGCCGGGAGCGAGGCCCTTCCTTCTCTTATCGGGGTTCGAGCATCGGCGGGTCTACACTGCGGAACTGGAGGGCCGCCTGTACTTCCAGACCAACGAGGGGGCGCCCTTGGGTCGCGTGGTCTCGGTGGACCTGGGCAAAGGGGAGAGGGAGGCCCGCGAGGTCCTCCCGGAGGGCGCCGATTCCCTTTCCGAGGTGGCCCTGGTCAGCCGGCGGCTCGTGGTCGTGCGCCTCCACAACGCGAGCCATCGCGTGCTCTTGCATGCCCTCGACGGGAAGCTCGAGCGAGCGATCGAGCTGCCGGATCTGGGCTCGGTGAGCGGCCTCAGCGGCGAGCCCGAGGACCGCGAGCTCTTCCTGGGCTTCAGCTCCTACGCCCAACCCGCGACGCCCTATCGCTTCGACTTCACGCGAGAGCGGTTGACCGAGTTCGAGCCCGTGCACGGGAAGGCGGACGGCGGGGCCTACGAGACGACCCAGGTCTTCTTTCCCTCCAAGGACGGGACCCGGGTCTCCATGTTCCTGGTTCACCGGAAAGGCCTGGCCAAGGACGGCCATCGACCCACCCTGCTCTACGGCTACGGTGGCTTCAACATTAGCCAGACTCCCGTCTACAGCCCGTCGCGCTTCGTTTGGCTCGAGCGAGGGGCCGTGCTCGCCGTCGCCAACCTGCGCGGGGGCGGGGAGTACGGCGAGGCCTGGCATCAGGCGGGAATGCAGGAGCGCAAGCAGAACGTCTTCGACGACTTCATCGCTGCCGCCGAGTGGTTGATTGCGAACGGCTACACGCGGCCGACGAATCTGGCCATCCAGGGCGGCAGCAATGGCGGTCTCCTCGTGGGGGCGGCCATGGTGCAGCGGCCGGAGCTGTTCGGGGCAGTGGTCTGCCAGGTGCCGGTGGCGGACATGCTGCGCTACCACCTCTTCACGGTGGGGCGCTTCTGGATCCCGGAGTACGGCTCTTCAGAGGATCCCCGTCAGTTCGCCTTTCTCTACCGTTACTCGCCGTACCATAACGTCAAGGATGGCGTGGCGTACCCCGCTACCCTCGTGACCACCGCGGACACCGACGACCGTGTGGCTCCTGGCCTGGCGAAGAAGTTCGCGGCCCGGTTGCAGTCCGCGGCCGGGGGTCAGCGGCCCATCCTGATCCGCATTGAAACCAAGGCGGGCCACGGTGCGGGCAAGCCCGTCTCCAAGCAGATCGAGGAGCAGGCAGACGTTTACCGCTTTCTGTTCTGGCAGGTCGGCGAGAGCTGA